The following are encoded together in the Cyanobacteria bacterium GSL.Bin1 genome:
- a CDS encoding multidrug ABC transporter permease yields the protein MLKYQFRKIWTLLSVYYAYMLEYRAELYFWVLSNSLPIILMGVWVQAGQQGQFDLTPTEFIRYFLGVFIVRQFTVVWVIWEFEREVVEGRLSFRLLQPLDPVWHHVAGHVSERLARFPFAAGLIILCFVLYPDALWYPSVWQILGFILWCAIAFALRFLMQYTWALFAFWTERATALEQFSLLFYLFLSGMIAPLEVFPPFLKQLALLTPFPYMVHFPAAFLMGLPVNIIQGVIVTLVWGALFFVLNRWLWRRGLKEYSGMGA from the coding sequence ATGCTGAAATATCAATTCCGCAAAATTTGGACGCTGCTATCGGTCTATTACGCCTATATGCTGGAATATCGGGCGGAGTTGTACTTTTGGGTATTATCCAATTCTCTGCCAATTATTTTAATGGGGGTTTGGGTGCAAGCAGGACAGCAAGGACAGTTTGATTTAACGCCAACCGAGTTTATTCGCTACTTTTTAGGGGTATTTATTGTCCGTCAATTTACTGTGGTTTGGGTGATTTGGGAATTTGAACGCGAGGTTGTAGAAGGACGTTTATCCTTTCGTTTGTTGCAACCATTAGATCCGGTTTGGCATCATGTGGCGGGTCATGTTTCGGAAAGATTGGCTCGTTTTCCCTTTGCAGCAGGGTTAATTATTCTCTGTTTTGTTCTCTACCCGGATGCGCTTTGGTACCCCAGTGTTTGGCAAATCTTGGGGTTTATTTTGTGGTGCGCGATCGCGTTTGCTTTGCGTTTTTTAATGCAATATACGTGGGCCTTATTTGCTTTTTGGACGGAACGTGCCACTGCCTTAGAACAATTTTCTCTGTTGTTTTATTTGTTTCTTTCGGGGATGATTGCCCCATTAGAAGTCTTTCCCCCCTTCTTAAAACAACTTGCCCTTTTGACGCCTTTTCCTTACATGGTTCACTTTCCCGCTGCCTTTTTAATGGGGCTACCGGTCAATATCATTCAAGGCGTTATTGTTACTCTAGTTTGGGGAGCGCTCTTTTTTGTATTGAATCGTTGGTTATGGCGACGCGGATTAAAAGAATATTCAGGAATGGGGGCCTAA